In the Drosophila willistoni isolate 14030-0811.24 chromosome 3R, UCI_dwil_1.1, whole genome shotgun sequence genome, TCATGTTAACATAACGGAGGCCCAGTATCCAGATTTTGAACACTACAGCAGCTTGGCCGAATTCTTCACGCGTCCTCTCAAGGATGGAGTTCGTATCATTGACGCCAAAGCTCCACTAGTCTCACCGGCGGATGGTAAAGTCTTGCACTTTGGCAGCGCCTCTGACTCGTTAATTGAGCAGGTGAAAGGAGTAAATTATAGCATCGAGGATTTTCTTGGTCCTCTGCCCACACTGGAGCAAGCTAACGAGACTGTTAAGTATGCGCAGGCCTTGAAGGAAAGTCGGGATGGTTCTACAGAGCTGTATCAGTGCGTCATTTACCTGGCCCCTGGAGATTACCACCGCTTTCACTCTCCCACTGCCTGGAAGCCTACAGTTCGTCGGCATTTCTCTGGTGAATTGCTGTCGGTAAATCCCAAAGTGGCCGGTTGGCTACCAGGACTTTTTTGTCTGAACGAACGTGTACTTTACTTTGGCCAGTGGAAGTATGGTTTTTTTAGTTACACTGCTGTCGGCGCTACCAATGTGGGTTCTGTGGAAATCTACATGGATGCTGATCTTAAAACGAATCGTTGGACGGGATTTAATGTGGGTAAGCATCCCCCAAGCACATATGAGTACGATGAACTGATCATGAACGCCGACACCTCGCCAATCCGCTCATTCGCAAAGGGTGATCTTGTGGGACAGTTTAATATGGGCAGCACAATTGTCCTTCTCTTTGAGGCCccgaaaaatttcaaattcgaTATTGTAGCTGGGCAGAAGATTCGCGTGGGCGAATCTCTAGGTCATATTGTAGAGCGTCAATAAGGATTCGCTTGTAATATCGTTCAGAGATCTTCAGATGTAACACATTTTGTATTAGCTTTAGGCGAGGCCAAAAAATCAACCAATGTTACCTACATATTTGgcgaaatttttttaaatgtattttcaATTGCCATTTGTCTAGTTTTAAGGAATATTTGTaatgtaaaaaataaataaatatcgaATTATTCTTGTATAagttgtttacaaatttccaCAAACCACTTACATATACTATGAAAACAGTTTCTGATCCAATCCGGTTTGAAACCATTCAACTCATTGGGCACGCGCCTGAGGACGTTATCAGTTGATGCGATAGGAAAATGCACCCTCTCTCTGACCCttagaatttaaaagaaagagCTGTGCATCCAGAGGATCAATACAAACTGACCCTGGTACGTCAGTCTATATACTCCAGTAGATGTacgaatatatacatatacatatattgaatcCGGGAACCcattttaattgattcaatCAAGCAGTCGCCGCAAGAATTATGCATTGAACTTATCAGACGATGGCGATTTTGAACTTGATTGGTCTGTGAATCTTGACGCAAACTTCACGTAGTAGTTGAGTGATGAGTTTATTGCCTGGCAACAGCTTTTTTCTCcatctttgatttttattattattattttttaaacgaGAATAATCTTAAAATCAAGCGCCCACATCTACCAGTAGTCTGGCAAGGCTGTAAAAAAGAACAGCTGAGCtctatatattattttacGTAATTTGTTTGCTTTAGATAACACGAGTAAAATGTTTCTAAGACAATTTTTGGTGGCGGCAAGAACCACAAATTCTATTTTGGGTTCTCCGGAGGCAATTCAGGTCTTGCCGTGGGCCATTTCTCAACGGTTATACTCTTCCGCCACTTCTATTGGCATTGTGGACTATGCAGTGGTCAAGAAACTACCAAATGAACCCCAAAAGCTGCTAATTGATGTGCGTGAGCCTGATGAACTGAAGGAAACTGGACAAATACCAACAAGTGTCAATATTCCGTTGGGCAGAGTCAGTCAGGAGTTGTCTACTAGTAATGAAGCCTTTAAATCCAAATATGGACGTGATAAGCCCCAACCCAATACAGAAATCATTTTCCACTGTAAAATTGGAAAACGTAGCCTGAAAGCTGCGGAGACAGCTGCCTCCTTGGGTTTTAAAAACGTGAAAAACTACGAAGGATCTTGGACGGACTGGGCCGAACGCGAAGGATTGACAAAGTAGAAATGCCAAGAAAGAAATGTTTCTTTCGAGTTGTctttataacaaaatattgttCAGTAGAATACAAGCAGTGTAAACAagtataaattaaatattttgataattttatGCTACATGTTTTCAGCATTCCAtacatctttttttttccttggaAGCTGTTTCTTATCCATGATGTTTCTGGACGTTTTCGCGATGAGCGCACCGTGTGAACGCCATATAAGTGTGGCcgcatttttgtttttttttttgctgtccGGCAACTTTGTTTTCCCATCCCTTGTTTCCGCGTCTTTTTTCGctgttgctttattttttgggtacaaaacaattttttcgtATTTATTGGAAGAATATCTATTGCGAAGCATAAAATATGGCTGACGAGGATGAGGATGTGACACGAGTGGTGGCTCCACCGTCCCGGAAACCTGATGATGACACTGCTTTTCTGCAATTCATCGAGATGGAAAACTTTAAATCCTACCGGGGACACATAATTGTGGGTCCACTTAAGCAATTTAACGCCGTCATCGGGCCCAATGGATCTGGAAAATCTAATTTTATGGATGCCATCAGCTTTGTGATGGGTGAGAAGACGTCCAGTCTCCGCGTGAAGCGCCTCAACGATCTTATACATGGCTCCTCCATTGGCAAGCCTGTATCACGCAGTTGCTATGTAACAGCCAAGTTTATTTTGAATCATGAGAAGCATATGGACTTCCAACGGGCGGTCATAAGCGGATCATCGGAATACCGCATTAATGGCGAAGTGAGTGTGAATAGTGCGAAAACTTTTCCCTACAACTTAATATCACCTGTCTCATTGTAGAGCGTTTCCAGCAGTACTTATCTGAACAAGCTTGAGAAGATTGGCATCAATGTGAAGGCTAAAAACTTTCTAGTGTTCCAGGGTGCTGTGGAAAACATTGCCATGAAGACTCCTAAGGAGAGGACAGCACTGTTTGAGGAGataagcgggtaaattaatataaatggAAATGCATTGAGTGCAAAGTAATACTAAAGAGATTTTTTTAATAGCTCTGGCCTGCTGAAAGACGACTATAATCggttaaaaaatgaaatgatcgCGGCCGAAGAGGAGACACAGTTTACCTATCAGAAAAAGAAAGGAATTGCTGCTGAACGCAAAGAAGCCAAACATGAGAAAATGGAAGCGGAACGTTACACCCGATTACAGaatgaatatgtatgtatattttgttcaGATGAACGTAGTTATCTTATATTTAATTCCTCGTTATTGTCTTACAGAACGAAAAGCAAGTGGAGTATCAATTGTTTCGACTATTTCATGTGGAAAAGGACATACGAAAGCACATAACTGACATGGAGGCAAAGCAGCAAGAGGTAAAGGTCGTCGAGCAGCGTAAGGAGGCAGCCGATGAAGTGCTACGGGAGAAGAAAAAAGACGCTGGCAAAATTACTCGTGACTTGGCTAAGATTGACCAGGAGATTCGCGAATTTGAGACACAAATGAACAAGAGACGTCCACTGTACATCAAGGCTAAAGAAAAAGTGACCCATTGCAAGAAGAAGCTGGTCTCTTTGCAGAAGACTCTAGAGACAGCGCGGGAGGCGGATAATGCACACCAGCAGGATATCAGAAAACTTGAGAAGCAGCTGAGCGATATTGAGACCCTAAAAAAGTCATTTGAGGATGACATCGAGAACGAGTCACAACGCAGAGGGAAGAGTGTTAATATGGAGGAGGGCTTGGTACAGGAATACGATCGACTTAAGCAAGAAGCCGAAGCCACAGCTACGCAATATCGTTCCGAGTTAGATTCTGTAAACCGTGAACAGAAATCTGAGCAAGATACATTGGATGGGGAAACAAATCGACGAGCTTCTGTTGAAGAGTCCTTCAAAAAACTGACTTTGCAGCGCGAAGAGGCCGTGAAGAGGCGGGATAAGCTCATGGATCATATTAAATCGTCTCAAGCGGCGCTTGAAGAGCAAAATCGCATAAAGGACGAATTGCGGCGTGATGTAGGTAGCTCCAAAGAGAAAATAACAGAGAAACAGCGTGAACTGGAAAATGTGCGCGATCAACTCGGTGACGCTAAAAGCGATAAGCACGAGGATGCACGCCGCAAAAAGAAGCAGGAGGTTGTCGAACTCTTTAAGAAGCAGGTACCAGGTGTCTATGACCGTATGATCAACATGTGTCAGCCCACGCACAAGCGCTACAATGTGGCCGTTACCAAGGTACTCGGCAAGTTTATGGAGGCGATAATTGTGGACACCGAAAAGACGGCGAGACATTGTATTCAGGTAGGTCTTTATAAAGCACAGGACTTTCCATATCATATATTTATTATGGTTACACTTTGACAGATCCTTAAAGAGCAAATGTTGGAGGTAGAGACGTTTCTGCCGCTTGATTACTTGCAAGTGAAACCTCTTAAGGAGCGACTTCGAAATATCAGCGAGCCGCGCAATGTGCGTCTTGTCTTTGATGTTTTAAAGTTTGAGCCTCCAGAGATAGAACGCGCTGTTCTCTTTGCAACTGGAAATGCTTTGGTTTGCGAAACTCCAGAGGATGCCATGAAAGTGGCCTACGAGATCGATCGCTCACGTTTCGATGCCCTGGCCCTAGATGGaacattttatcaaaagtccGGTCTTATCTCAGGTGGCAGTCACGATTTGGCCCGGAAAGCAAAGCGTTGGGATGAAAAACATATGGCCCAactaaaaatgcaaaaagagCGGCTTAACGAGGAGCTCAAAGAACTAGTTAAAAAGTCGCGTAAGCAAAGTGAATTGGCAACGGTAGAATCTCAAATAAAGGGATTGGAGAATCGTCTTAAGTACAGTATGGTGGATTTAGAGACATCTAAAAAATCCATTGGCCAATACGATAACCAGTTGCAGGATGTGCAAAGACAACTGGATGACTTTGGAGTGAGTTTTAGTAATTGCATATTAGATTTAAGAGACTAAGAGACTTTTACTTCAATTTGACAGCCAAAAATAAGCGAAATCGAGCGGCGGATGCAGGACAGAGAGGAGCACATTCAGGAGATCAAAGAAAACATGAATAATGTTGAAGATAAGGTATTTGCTGCCTTCTGTCGTCGGCTGGGCGTAAAGAACATACGACAATATGAAGAGCGAGAATTGGTTATGC is a window encoding:
- the LOC6647470 gene encoding phosphatidylserine decarboxylase proenzyme, mitochondrial; this translates as MVSYFVPRGRFLLKSGNRNLRKVIQQQQQLPQLPSKNRQENWPVLRHFRQLSTNATSKESPSQQLKSKTQPKQHDQQQQKSNQLEVRRNLFNRWTGFLLRWAPVGICVFGVLEWQMHKRRCQRDGINRTASEFQSRVYCSLPLRIISRCWGWLAACYMPTPLRPYVYGWYSNTFHVNITEAQYPDFEHYSSLAEFFTRPLKDGVRIIDAKAPLVSPADGKVLHFGSASDSLIEQVKGVNYSIEDFLGPLPTLEQANETVKYAQALKESRDGSTELYQCVIYLAPGDYHRFHSPTAWKPTVRRHFSGELLSVNPKVAGWLPGLFCLNERVLYFGQWKYGFFSYTAVGATNVGSVEIYMDADLKTNRWTGFNVGKHPPSTYEYDELIMNADTSPIRSFAKGDLVGQFNMGSTIVLLFEAPKNFKFDIVAGQKIRVGESLGHIVERQ
- the LOC6647469 gene encoding rhodanese domain-containing protein CG4456, translated to MFLRQFLVAARTTNSILGSPEAIQVLPWAISQRLYSSATSIGIVDYAVVKKLPNEPQKLLIDVREPDELKETGQIPTSVNIPLGRVSQELSTSNEAFKSKYGRDKPQPNTEIIFHCKIGKRSLKAAETAASLGFKNVKNYEGSWTDWAEREGLTK
- the LOC6647468 gene encoding structural maintenance of chromosomes protein 1A; amino-acid sequence: MADEDEDVTRVVAPPSRKPDDDTAFLQFIEMENFKSYRGHIIVGPLKQFNAVIGPNGSGKSNFMDAISFVMGEKTSSLRVKRLNDLIHGSSIGKPVSRSCYVTAKFILNHEKHMDFQRAVISGSSEYRINGESVSSSTYLNKLEKIGINVKAKNFLVFQGAVENIAMKTPKERTALFEEISGSGLLKDDYNRLKNEMIAAEEETQFTYQKKKGIAAERKEAKHEKMEAERYTRLQNEYNEKQVEYQLFRLFHVEKDIRKHITDMEAKQQEVKVVEQRKEAADEVLREKKKDAGKITRDLAKIDQEIREFETQMNKRRPLYIKAKEKVTHCKKKLVSLQKTLETAREADNAHQQDIRKLEKQLSDIETLKKSFEDDIENESQRRGKSVNMEEGLVQEYDRLKQEAEATATQYRSELDSVNREQKSEQDTLDGETNRRASVEESFKKLTLQREEAVKRRDKLMDHIKSSQAALEEQNRIKDELRRDVGSSKEKITEKQRELENVRDQLGDAKSDKHEDARRKKKQEVVELFKKQVPGVYDRMINMCQPTHKRYNVAVTKVLGKFMEAIIVDTEKTARHCIQILKEQMLEVETFLPLDYLQVKPLKERLRNISEPRNVRLVFDVLKFEPPEIERAVLFATGNALVCETPEDAMKVAYEIDRSRFDALALDGTFYQKSGLISGGSHDLARKAKRWDEKHMAQLKMQKERLNEELKELVKKSRKQSELATVESQIKGLENRLKYSMVDLETSKKSIGQYDNQLQDVQRQLDDFGPKISEIERRMQDREEHIQEIKENMNNVEDKVFAAFCRRLGVKNIRQYEERELVMQQERARKRAEYEQQIDGINTQLDFEKQKDTRKNVERWERSVQDEEDALEGLKTAESRYLKEIDEDKEKMEKFKQEKQAKKQAVDDMEEDISKARRDVANLAKEIHNVSSQMSSIESKIEAKKNERQNILLQAKTDCIAVPLLRGSLDDAVRQSDADNTNTSLAMDNIIEVDYRSLPRELTKLKDDSAFKKMNEQVQKDLQAKLDILERIQTPNMKAMQKLNAVTEKVQSTNEQFENARRKAKKAKSAFERVKNERSSRFVQCCQHISDAIDGIYKKLARNEAAQAYVGPDNPEEPYLDGITYNCVAPGKRFQPMSNLSGGEKTIAALALLFSTHSYQPAPFFVLDEIDAALDNTNIGKVASYIRDHATNLQTIVISLKEEFYGHADALVGITPAEGDCLISNVYIIDLTCFEDK